A genomic region of Raphanus sativus cultivar WK10039 chromosome 6, ASM80110v3, whole genome shotgun sequence contains the following coding sequences:
- the LOC108813634 gene encoding ADP-ribosylation factor 1 yields the protein MGVSFGKLFSRLFAKKEMRILMVGLDAAGKTTILYKLKLGEIVTTIPTIGFNVETVEYKNISFTVWDVGGQDKIRPLWRHYFQNTQGLIFVVDSNDRDRVVEARDELHRMLNEDELRDAVLLVFANKQDLPNAMNAAEITDKLGLHSLRQRHWYIQSTCATSGEGLYEGLDWLSNNIANKA from the exons ATGGGGGTATCATTCGGGAAGCTGTTCAGCAGGCTATTCGCAAAGAAAGAGATGCGTATTCTCATGGTTGGTCTCGATGCTGCTGGTAAGACCACCATCCTCTACAAGCTCAAACTTGGTGAGATCGTCACTACCATTCCCACCATTG GTTTCAATGTTGAGACTGTGGAATACAAGAACATTAGCTTTACTGTCTGGGATGTCGGGGGTCAGGACAAG ATTCGTCCATTGTGGAGGCACTACTTCCAGAACACGCAGGGACTTATCTTTGTTGTTGACAGCAACGATCGTGACCGTGTTGTTGAAGCCAGGGACGAGCTTCACAGGATGCTCAACGAG GATGAATTGAGGGATGCAGTTCTGCTTGTTTTTGCTAACAAGCAAGATCTTCCCAACGCAATGAACGCTGCTGAGATCACTGACAAGCTTGGCCTTCACTCTCTCCGCCAGCGACACTG GTACATTCAGAGCACATGTGCCACCTCTGGAGAAGGACTCTACGAGGGACTTGACTGGCTCTCCAACAACATTGCAAACAAG GCGTAG